The DNA region GAAAGCTCCAAATTTTTCAACGCGAACTACCTTAGCTTCGTAAACTTCACCGACTTTAGCTTCTTTTGTTAATTCTTCGATGATTTCGATCGCACGTTTAATCATTGCAGCATCTTCAGAAGCTATGCTAACTTTACCATCTTGATCAATATCAATCTTAACACCTGTTTCATCAATGATACCGTTAATTGTGTCGCCACCTTTACCGATAACTGCTTTGATTTTATTAGGGTCAATTTGAATCATTTCAATCTTAGGTGCATATTGGCTTAACTCAGCACGTGGTTCAGCAATAGCATCTGTAATAACATTTAGAATTTCCATACGCGCTTTTTTAGCTTGCGCTAAGGCTTCAGTAAGAATTTGTTCAGTAATACCTTCAATCTTAATATCCATTTGTAAAGCAGTAATTCCGGCTTCAGTTCCGGCAACTTTAAAGTCCATATCACCTAAGTGATCTTCTAAACCTTGGATATCCGTTAAGACAGTATAATCATTCCCGTCCATAACTAATCCCATAGCGATACCAGCAACTGGGGCTTTAATTGGCACACCAGCATCCATAAGCGCTAAGATACCACCACAAATACTTGCTTGTGATGATGAACCGTTTGATTCTAATACTTCAGAAACCACACGAATCATGTACGGGAATTCTTCAGCAGATGGAATAACTTGCATCATCGCACGTTCACCTAAAGCACCGTGACCGATTTCACGACGACCTGGTGCACGTGTTGGACCAGTTGACCCTACAGAGAATTGCGGGAAGTTATAGTGATGAATGAAACGTTTTGTTTCTTCCGTACCTAGACCATCAATAATTTGATGTTCACCTAATGGCGCTAAAGTAACTGTAGATAACGCTTGGGTTTGTCCACGAGTGAATAGTCCTGAACCGTGAACGCGTGGTAATAAACCAACTTCACTTGCTAAAGGACGAATCTCATCAATTTTACGACCATCAGGACGAACTTTATCAATTGTAATCAAACGACGAACTTCATTTTTTTCCATATCTTCAGCAGTTTGACGAACTTCTTTCATGCGTTTAGCTGCATCATCTTCGTCAGCAAATTTTTCTTCATACATTTCAATGATTTCTTTTTTGATTGCTGAAATATTATCTTCACGAGCTAATTTTTCTTCTGTTTGAATCGCTTCAACCATACGAACTTTGAAAGCATCGTTAATTTCTGTTTCTAAAGCTGGATCAACTTGTAATAATTTGATTTCCATTTTTTCTTTGCCGACTTCAGCAACAACTTTTTCTTGGAAAGCAACTAATTCTTTAATAGCTGCGTGTCCGAATAATAATGCACCAAGCATATCTTCTTCAGATACTTCTTTCGCACCACTCTCAACCATGTTGATAGCATCTTTCGTTCCGGCAACACTTAAATCGATATCTGATAATTCTTGTTGTTCAACGGTTGGGTTTAAAATGTATTCGCCATTTACACGCCCCACATTAACACCTGCAATTGGACCGTTAAACGGAATATCTGAAATACATAAAGCTAACGATGACCCTAACATCGCAGACATCTCTGGTGTACAGTCTTGTTCCACACTCATAACCACGTTGGTAATTTGTACGTCATTACGGAAACCTTCCGCAAACATCGGACGGATTGGACGGTCGATTAAACGAGCCGTTAATGTAGCATGTTCGCTCGGACGTCCTTCACGTTTAATGAAGCCACCAGGCACTTTACCTGCTGCATACATTTTTTCTTCATAGTTAACTGTTAACGGAAAGAAATCAACATCCTTAGGTTCTTTAGATCCTACCGCTGCGGTTAATACCACAGTGTCCCCGTAACGAACGAATACTGATCCATTAGCTTGCTTCGCTAATTGGCCAACCTCTACTGAAAGCGGACGTCCGCCCCAATCCATTGAAAATACTTTTTTTTCTGACATATTATTGTCTCCTTTATACGGGTTGGTTAGCTACTAAACAAATGACAACAACTGACCACTCAGTCACTCTCATTTGTATAGTAGTGGATAACCTTGCACCCTTATTTTTTATCAAAATTAAAACCAAGCCTTAGACCGATTGGCTAAAGCTTGGCCCTAAATTAAGAACTATTTTTGTTGATCTTTCACTAAGTCTTCTACGAATTTACCTAAGTTATTCATAAAGCCTTTAGCTTGATCGATTAAACCGCTATCGGCAGCTTTATCAACGATTCCTTTGAAATCTTCAACCGCACCATTAACAGCTTTTTCCATTTCAGCCTTTTTCTCAGGTGTGATTTTAGTCGCTTCTTTAAACTTAGCCATTGCTTCTTCGGCTTGCTTTTGAGCTTCTTCCATTTGACCTTCGACATCAACGTCAGCTAGATGATCTTTAGCTTGGTTTAAAGCGTCGTCTAATTGTGTTTTGAATTCTTCTGCATGTGCTTTCACTTCCTCTGATGGGATGTGGCATTCACAATTACAGTTTTCTGGTTCAGTTGCTTTTACTTCTTCATTTTTGATTTCTTCAGTCATGAAAAAGACCTCCATTCGAATAGATAATAGTAAGAATTATGTTAAATAACTCTATGTTTATTATACTCTAAACACACAATAGATACAAAGAAAGCGAGACTCTTACGAATCCCACTTTCTAAATATGTCGATTTGATTAACGACGTAAACCTAATTTTTGGATTAATTCGCGGTAACGTTGTACATCAGTCTTACGTAAGTAAGCTAATAAGTTACGACGGTGTCCAACTTTTTTCATTAAACCACGGTAAGAATGGTGATCTTTTTTGTGGGCGTGTGAGTGGTCGTTTAGGTGATTGATTTCAGCAGTTAATACAGCAATTTGTACTTCTGGCGAACCAGTATCTCCTTCTTTACGAGCGTACTCTTTAATGATTTCGTTTTTCATTTCTTTTGACATTGCCATTGTAAATCCACCTCTTTCTCTAATTTCACCCCAGAACCGAGTAAACCGTTGGTGATTCGATAAACCAAGTAACGGGCGGCACGGTATTCCGTACTCCTTTACTTTACCCTAATCCTTCTAAAAAGGCAAGATGATTTCTTGTTATTTCAAGACCAACCATCCCCACGCCACACTTTTTTATGATACAATTACCATTGAAAATATGCCTTAAATGAAAAGATTAGAATAAGGAGTTTAGATATGATTAAAATGAATAATATTATCCGCGAAGGTCACCCAACTTTGCGTGAAAAAGTTCCAGAAGTGACGTTACCTCTTTCAGTTGAAGATAAAGCTTTAGGAGAAGCGATGATGACTTTTCTAAAAAACAGCCAAGATCCTGAAATCGCTGAGAAGTATAATTTACGTGGTGGTGTTGGTTTAGCTGCTCCCCAATTAGACGAAAAAAAAAGAATGGTGGCAGTCCACGTCCCTAGTCTAGACCCTGAAGATGAGACACCACTATTCAGTGACGTCTTAATTAATCCCGAAATCGTTAGCCATACTGTCCAACAAGCTTGTCTACGAGATGGTGAAGGATGCCTTTCAGTTGATCGCGAAGTCCCAGGTTATATTGTCAGAAATGCACGCATTACTGTGAACTATATTGATTTAGATGGCAACACACAGACTAAAAAATTTAAAAATTACGAAGCCATCGTTGTCCAACATGAGCTTGATCATTTAAATGGTATCATGTTCTACGATCATATTAATAAAACCAATCCTTTCGCTGTTAGTCCTGATGTCCTAATAATCGGTTAATTCAGTTCCAATTAACAGATA from Vagococcus coleopterorum includes:
- the def gene encoding peptide deformylase, with protein sequence MIKMNNIIREGHPTLREKVPEVTLPLSVEDKALGEAMMTFLKNSQDPEIAEKYNLRGGVGLAAPQLDEKKRMVAVHVPSLDPEDETPLFSDVLINPEIVSHTVQQACLRDGEGCLSVDREVPGYIVRNARITVNYIDLDGNTQTKKFKNYEAIVVQHELDHLNGIMFYDHINKTNPFAVSPDVLIIG
- the pnp gene encoding polyribonucleotide nucleotidyltransferase; this translates as MSEKKVFSMDWGGRPLSVEVGQLAKQANGSVFVRYGDTVVLTAAVGSKEPKDVDFFPLTVNYEEKMYAAGKVPGGFIKREGRPSEHATLTARLIDRPIRPMFAEGFRNDVQITNVVMSVEQDCTPEMSAMLGSSLALCISDIPFNGPIAGVNVGRVNGEYILNPTVEQQELSDIDLSVAGTKDAINMVESGAKEVSEEDMLGALLFGHAAIKELVAFQEKVVAEVGKEKMEIKLLQVDPALETEINDAFKVRMVEAIQTEEKLAREDNISAIKKEIIEMYEEKFADEDDAAKRMKEVRQTAEDMEKNEVRRLITIDKVRPDGRKIDEIRPLASEVGLLPRVHGSGLFTRGQTQALSTVTLAPLGEHQIIDGLGTEETKRFIHHYNFPQFSVGSTGPTRAPGRREIGHGALGERAMMQVIPSAEEFPYMIRVVSEVLESNGSSSQASICGGILALMDAGVPIKAPVAGIAMGLVMDGNDYTVLTDIQGLEDHLGDMDFKVAGTEAGITALQMDIKIEGITEQILTEALAQAKKARMEILNVITDAIAEPRAELSQYAPKIEMIQIDPNKIKAVIGKGGDTINGIIDETGVKIDIDQDGKVSIASEDAAMIKRAIEIIEELTKEAKVGEVYEAKVVRVEKFGAFVNLFKGKDALVHISQLAHERVANTEDVVKEGDVIKVKITEIDKQGRVNASRKELMPKPEPKVEAKPEESK
- the rpsO gene encoding 30S ribosomal protein S15, which gives rise to MAMSKEMKNEIIKEYARKEGDTGSPEVQIAVLTAEINHLNDHSHAHKKDHHSYRGLMKKVGHRRNLLAYLRKTDVQRYRELIQKLGLRR